GCTGGGAGACTGCCTGGCAGTATAACCGAGTGCACCTGTGATACCTTAAGGCCTGTGCACTGTCTGTGACAGTGTTCATGGGGGATGCCGGCCATCGGCGCGCGTTTGCGAGTGACCTGAACTCCTTCAGGTGTCCCGCCATCGACGCGAGCCAGGTTCCGCATCCGGCCGCTACCGGATGTGGAGACCACGGCGCGGCGGGCATCCCCCGCCCGTCCCAATATAACGATTCGAAGCGATAGGCGACACAACGAATGGCTACCGGGTTCTATACACATCCCGATTGCGTCCGTCATGAAATGGGCGAGTGGCATCCGGAATGCCCCGAGCGGCTGCGCGCCATCGAGGACCAATTGATTGCCGGTCGCATCGACGGTCTGCTCGAACGACGTGAAGCGCCGGTGGCGGACGAAGCCAGCCTGCGGCTCGTGCACACGCAGGATCACATCGACTTCGTACGCGAGAGCATTCCCGAGTCCGGTTACTTCCCGATCGATCCCGATACGCTGCTCAACCCGTACTCCTGGCGCGCGGCCACGCGCGCGGCCGGTGCGGCCGTGGCCGCGACGGACGCGGTGATGCGCGGCGAACTCGACAATGCGTTTTGCAGCGTGCGTCCGCCGGGTCACCATGCCACGCCGACGCGCGCCATGGGCTTCTGTCTGTTCAACAACGTCGCGATCGCCGCCGCGCATGCGCTCGAAGTCCACGGACTGTCGCGCGTGGCCATCGTCGACTTCGACGTACACCACGGCAACGGTACGGAAGCGGCGTTCGGCAACGACGAGCGCGTGCTGATGTGCGGCATCTTCCAGCATCCGTTCTACCCGTTCTCCGGCGCAAACGATCCCGCGCCGAACATGCTCAACATCCCGCTCGAAGCGCGCACGTCCGGCATGGCCGCGCGTGAAGCCATCGAGTACGGGTGGCTGGGGCGCCTGAACGCGTTCCGTCCCGAGATGATCTTCTTCTCGGCCGGCTTCGACGCGCACCGCGAAGACGATCTCGGTGGGCTGGGGCTTACGGAA
This is a stretch of genomic DNA from Pandoraea faecigallinarum. It encodes these proteins:
- a CDS encoding histone deacetylase family protein gives rise to the protein MATGFYTHPDCVRHEMGEWHPECPERLRAIEDQLIAGRIDGLLERREAPVADEASLRLVHTQDHIDFVRESIPESGYFPIDPDTLLNPYSWRAATRAAGAAVAATDAVMRGELDNAFCSVRPPGHHATPTRAMGFCLFNNVAIAAAHALEVHGLSRVAIVDFDVHHGNGTEAAFGNDERVLMCGIFQHPFYPFSGANDPAPNMLNIPLEARTSGMAAREAIEYGWLGRLNAFRPEMIFFSAGFDAHREDDLGGLGLTEADFAWITKEVKAIADRHAKGRIVSCLEGGYNLSALGRSVVAHLKVLADV